A single region of the Neomonachus schauinslandi chromosome 3, ASM220157v2, whole genome shotgun sequence genome encodes:
- the SLC19A3 gene encoding thiamine transporter 2 isoform X1 produces MDCFKTSPSHSWIYPTVILCLFGFFSMMRPSEPFLIPYLSGPDKNLTSSEITNEILPIWTYSYLVLLLPVFILTDYVRYKPVIILQGISLIITWLLLVFGQGVKAMQVLEFFYGMVTATEVAYYAYIYSVVSPEHYQKVSGYCRSITLVAYTAASVLAQLLVSLASLSYFYLNVISLVSVSVAFLLSLFLPMPKKSMFFHAKSSKEVRKPPNKNVALEATYKVNAAGSGEKPTSEIPTISGNLDGGPSSGPMPRNVALSVFVQWFQDLKECYSSKRLFYWSLWWAFSTAGFNQVLNYVQILWDYKAPSQSSTIYNGAVEAIATFGGAAAAFAVGYVKVNWDLLGELALAIFSIISAGSLFLMHYTTDIWACYAGYLIFKSSYMLLITIAVFQIAVNLSVERYALVFGMNTFMALVIQTIMTVIVVDQKGLNLPISIQFLVYGSYFAVIAAIFLTRSMYIIYSTKCQKQAQSSAISQNPDEPHPEGIRNVIMGTKL; encoded by the exons ATGGATTGTTTCAAAACTTCACCAAGTCATTCCTGGATTTATCCCACGGTGATCCTGTGCTTATTTGGATTTTTCTCCATGATGAGACCCTCAGAACCTTTCCTTATCCCATATTTATCTGGACCAGATAAAAACCTGACCAGCTCAGAG ATCACCAATGAAATCCTTCCAATTTGGACATACTCTTACCTGGTGCTGCTTCTCCCCGTGTTTATCCTCACCGATTACGTTCGCTACAAGCCAGTCATCATCCTGCAAGGGATCAGCCTCATCATCACCTGGCTGCTGCTTGTATTTGGCCAGGGAGTGAAGGCCATGCAGGTGCTGGAGTTCTTCTATGGCATGGTCACCGCCACCGAGGTGGCCTACTATGCCTACATTTACAGCGTGGTCAGCCCCGAACACTACCAGAAAGTGAGCGGCTACTGCAGGAGCATCACGCTGGTGGCCTACACGGCGGCCTCGGTGCTGGCCCAGCTCCTGGTGTCCCTGGCCAGCCTATCGTACTTTTACCTCAACGTCATATCCTTGGTCTCCGTCTCTGTGGCCTTTCTCTTATCACTTTTCCTACCAATGCCTAAGAAGAGCATGTTTTTTCATGCAAAATCCAGCAAAGAAGTACGGAAGCCACCGAACAAAAACGTGGCGTTAGAGGCAACTTACAAAGTTAACGCAGCAGGCAGTGGAGAGAAACCCACTTCAGAAATACCCACCATTTCAGGGAACCTGGATGGTGGTCCGTCGAGCGGCCCGATGCCACGAAATGTAGCGTTGAGTGTTTTTGTGCAGTGGTTCCAAGATTTGAAGGAGTGCTATTCCTCAAAGCGACTTTTCTACTGGTCCCTGTGGTGGGCCTTCTCCACAGCAGGTTTTAACCAGGTTTTGAACTATGTTCAAATCCTGTGGGATTACAAGGCACCGTCCCAGAGTTCTACAATCTATAATGGGGCAGTAGAAGCTATTGCAACCTTTGGAG gGGCAGCGGCTGCCTTTGCAGTGGGCTATGTGAAAGTCAACTGGGATCTTCTGGGAGAGTTGGCTCTAGCCATTTTCTCCATCATTAGTGCAGGCTCTCTATTTCTCATGCACTACACGACGGACATCTGGGCATGCTATGCTGGTTATCTGATATTCAAGTCCAGCTATATGCTTCTTATAACCATAGCAGT ATTTCAGATTGCAGTTAATCTGAGTGTGGAACGCTACGCCCTGGTGTTTGGAATGAACACCTTCATGGCCCTGGTGATTCAGACCATTATGACAGTGATCGTGGTAGATCAGAAAGGACTCAACCTGCCAATCAGCATCCAG tttttagTTTATGGGAGTTATTTTGCAGTTATTGCCGCCATTTTTCTAACGAGAAGCATGTACATCATCTACTCAACCAAATGCCAAAAGCAAGCACAGAGCTCTGCTATAAGTCAGAATCCAGATGAGCCCCACCCAGAGGGAATAAGGAATGTCATCATGGGAACAAAACTCTAA
- the SLC19A3 gene encoding thiamine transporter 2 isoform X2: MDCFKTSPSHSWIYPTVILCLFGFFSMMRPSEPFLIPYLSGPDKNLTSSEITNEILPIWTYSYLVLLLPVFILTDYVRYKPVIILQGISLIITWLLLVFGQGVKAMQVLEFFYGMVTATEVAYYAYIYSVVSPEHYQKVSGYCRSITLVAYTAASVLAQLLVSLASLSYFYLNVISLVSVSVAFLLSLFLPMPKKSMFFHAKSSKEVRKPPNKNVALEATYKVNAAGSGEKPTSEIPTISGNLDGGPSSGPMPRNVALSVFVQWFQDLKECYSSKRLFYWSLWWAFSTAGFNQVLNYVQILWDYKAPSQSSTIYNGAVEAIATFGGAAAAFAVGYVKVNWDLLGELALAIFSIISAGSLFLMHYTTDIWACYAGYLIFKSSYMLLITIAVFQIAVNLSVERYALVFGMNTFMALVIQTIMTVIVVDQKGLNLPISIQLLPPFF, encoded by the exons ATGGATTGTTTCAAAACTTCACCAAGTCATTCCTGGATTTATCCCACGGTGATCCTGTGCTTATTTGGATTTTTCTCCATGATGAGACCCTCAGAACCTTTCCTTATCCCATATTTATCTGGACCAGATAAAAACCTGACCAGCTCAGAG ATCACCAATGAAATCCTTCCAATTTGGACATACTCTTACCTGGTGCTGCTTCTCCCCGTGTTTATCCTCACCGATTACGTTCGCTACAAGCCAGTCATCATCCTGCAAGGGATCAGCCTCATCATCACCTGGCTGCTGCTTGTATTTGGCCAGGGAGTGAAGGCCATGCAGGTGCTGGAGTTCTTCTATGGCATGGTCACCGCCACCGAGGTGGCCTACTATGCCTACATTTACAGCGTGGTCAGCCCCGAACACTACCAGAAAGTGAGCGGCTACTGCAGGAGCATCACGCTGGTGGCCTACACGGCGGCCTCGGTGCTGGCCCAGCTCCTGGTGTCCCTGGCCAGCCTATCGTACTTTTACCTCAACGTCATATCCTTGGTCTCCGTCTCTGTGGCCTTTCTCTTATCACTTTTCCTACCAATGCCTAAGAAGAGCATGTTTTTTCATGCAAAATCCAGCAAAGAAGTACGGAAGCCACCGAACAAAAACGTGGCGTTAGAGGCAACTTACAAAGTTAACGCAGCAGGCAGTGGAGAGAAACCCACTTCAGAAATACCCACCATTTCAGGGAACCTGGATGGTGGTCCGTCGAGCGGCCCGATGCCACGAAATGTAGCGTTGAGTGTTTTTGTGCAGTGGTTCCAAGATTTGAAGGAGTGCTATTCCTCAAAGCGACTTTTCTACTGGTCCCTGTGGTGGGCCTTCTCCACAGCAGGTTTTAACCAGGTTTTGAACTATGTTCAAATCCTGTGGGATTACAAGGCACCGTCCCAGAGTTCTACAATCTATAATGGGGCAGTAGAAGCTATTGCAACCTTTGGAG gGGCAGCGGCTGCCTTTGCAGTGGGCTATGTGAAAGTCAACTGGGATCTTCTGGGAGAGTTGGCTCTAGCCATTTTCTCCATCATTAGTGCAGGCTCTCTATTTCTCATGCACTACACGACGGACATCTGGGCATGCTATGCTGGTTATCTGATATTCAAGTCCAGCTATATGCTTCTTATAACCATAGCAGT ATTTCAGATTGCAGTTAATCTGAGTGTGGAACGCTACGCCCTGGTGTTTGGAATGAACACCTTCATGGCCCTGGTGATTCAGACCATTATGACAGTGATCGTGGTAGATCAGAAAGGACTCAACCTGCCAATCAGCATCCAG TTATTGCCGCCATTTTTCTAA